A segment of the Superficieibacter sp. HKU1 genome:
TTGCCTGGGCGATCTGCTGATGAAAGCCAATTATGGCGGTCTGGATGTGGAAATTGCTGCTGTTATCGGCAATCATGAAACGCTGCGCACCCTGGTAGAACGTTTTGAGATCCCGTTTGAGCTGGTGAGCCATGAAGGCCACACCCGTGAAGAACACGATCAACTGATGGCCGATGCGATTGAAGCGCACCAGCCTGATTATGTCGTTCTGGCTAAATATATGCGAGTCCTGACGCCTGAGTTTGTCTCTCGCTTCCCGAACAAGATTATCAATATTCACCACTCCTTCCTGCCAGCTTTTATTGGTGCTCGACCTTATCATCAGGCATACGAACGTGGCGTGAAGATCATCGGTGCCACCGCGCATTACGTAAATGATAATCTGGATGAAGGCCCCATTATCATGCAGGATGTGATTCATGTGGATCACACCTACACGGCCGAAGATATGATGCGTGCCGGGCGCGACGTTGAAAAAAATGTCTTAAGCCGCGCGCTTTATCAGGTGCTGGCTCAGCGGGTATTTGTCTACGGCAACCGGACGATTATTCTTTAATCGGTAATGAAATGAATTGATTAGCATTGCTGCGTTACGGATGAAAAGTACGCAAACGATTCATGTTAAGCAAAGGAATGCTTTACAGCGGCGCGTCATTTGATATGATGCGCCCCGCTTCCCAGATTGGAAGCAGGCCAGAGTAATATGCATTGCCCCGTGGTGGGGTTCCCGAGCGGCCAAAGGGAGCAGACTGTAAATCTGCCGTCATCGACTTCGAAGGTTCGAATCCTTCCCCCACCACCATTTTCAAATCACTGAGCATTACCCCTGGTGGGGTTCCCGAGCGGCCAAAGGGAGCAGACTGTAAATCTGCCGTCACAGACTTCGAAGGTTCGAATCCTTCCCCCACCATCATCTTCCAGAAAATACAAAACTTAATAATAATTCTTACCTTACCTGTTTGCCCCGACGGTTTACCCTACCAGTTTACGCAGCACATCCCCTCCCTGCTCAAGGCTGGCAAGCCCGCCACGCAACCAGACGCCTCTCCCGCTGTACTCCAGCCTCGCGGCATGGTCGAACTGGTCATAATCGACCGGATAGACCAGCGCCGGAATGTTGCGCGTCAGACAATGCCACAGAATTCCCGCGCCGCCGTGGTGGATCACCGCATCATAG
Coding sequences within it:
- the purU gene encoding formyltetrahydrofolate deformylase; amino-acid sequence: MHSLQRKVLRTICPDQKGLIARITNICYKHELNIVQNNEFVDHRTGRFFMRTELEGIFNDTTLLADLDSALPEGSVRELNPAGRRRIVILVTKEAHCLGDLLMKANYGGLDVEIAAVIGNHETLRTLVERFEIPFELVSHEGHTREEHDQLMADAIEAHQPDYVVLAKYMRVLTPEFVSRFPNKIINIHHSFLPAFIGARPYHQAYERGVKIIGATAHYVNDNLDEGPIIMQDVIHVDHTYTAEDMMRAGRDVEKNVLSRALYQVLAQRVFVYGNRTIIL